From Microlunatus capsulatus, a single genomic window includes:
- the grpE gene encoding nucleotide exchange factor GrpE, with translation MSDHDEQSEPQGPTVRDRRRIDPETFEVREPQSAAAPGPEAPAGAATSPGPDGPAGEDEQVQQLQTALAERTADLQRLQAEYVNYKRRVDRDRDLTRKVALEGFVKDLLPVLDDVRSAREHGELTGAFKAVGEQVERITAKHGLESFGTKGDPFDPHVHDALMQVPAEGVDGPTCVEILQPGYRIGDRVLRPARVAVGEPVEGSAAPSADDAGAPAADAEQ, from the coding sequence ATGAGCGACCACGACGAGCAGTCGGAGCCCCAGGGCCCGACGGTGCGTGACCGGCGCCGCATCGACCCGGAGACCTTCGAGGTCCGGGAGCCGCAGTCCGCTGCGGCCCCGGGCCCGGAGGCCCCGGCCGGTGCCGCCACCAGCCCGGGCCCCGACGGCCCGGCCGGAGAGGACGAGCAGGTGCAGCAGCTGCAGACGGCCCTGGCCGAGCGGACCGCTGACCTGCAGCGGCTCCAGGCCGAGTACGTGAACTACAAGCGGCGGGTCGACCGCGACCGCGACCTGACGCGCAAGGTGGCCCTGGAGGGGTTCGTCAAGGACCTCCTCCCGGTGCTGGACGACGTGCGGTCCGCCCGCGAGCACGGCGAGCTGACGGGGGCCTTCAAGGCCGTCGGCGAGCAGGTCGAGCGGATCACGGCCAAGCACGGCCTCGAGAGCTTCGGCACCAAGGGTGACCCGTTCGACCCGCACGTGCACGACGCCCTCATGCAGGTCCCGGCCGAGGGGGTCGACGGCCCCACGTGCGTCGAGATCCTGCAGCCGGGCTACCGCATCGGTGACCGGGTGCTGCGCCCGGCCCGGGTCGCGGTGGGCGAGCCCGTCGAGGGCTCGGCCGCGCCGTCCGCGGACGACGCAGGTGCTCCTGCGGCCGATGCGGAGCAGTGA